AGCTGCCTACAGGCCAACTACACGTGTGAAACAGATGGGGCCTGCATGGTCTCCATTTTCAACCTGGATGGGATGGAGCACCACGTGCGCACCTGCATCCCCAAAGTGGAGCTGGTCCCCGCCGGGAAGCCCTTCTACTGCCTGAGCTCCGAAGACCTGCGTAACACCCACTGCTGCTACACTGACTTCTGCAACAGGATCGACCTGAGGGTGCCCAGTGGTGAGTGACACCCTTGTCGGACTATTGGCTCCTCTTGGAGGTAGGGCACCCACGTCATTTGtccttctctgctcttcctcatTCCCTTGGTCTGATGATAGATAAACAGTTCCCCAAGGTGACAAGGGATGGGGTTCCTCTCAAGTCAGATGTGTGGATTAGAGGATAGGGAGACAGATCATCAGGTTGGTCCCAGAGGTGAAAGCTGCGTTTTGGATGGTGACTGAGCAGCCATAGGCAGCTGGTGAGGAGTGGAGGAGCCAGGCAGTAGTCCGCACGGGAGGGTATGGGACTGATCCCAAAGGAGACAGCCCCAGAGCCGTGTGAAGGCAGCTGCTGGGGTGAGGGTGACAGCAAAATGGGAAGAGGGGCTAGAATAAGAGGAGGACAGTGATGGAGACTGAGAAGTATTAGATGCCACCCCTTTGCATGTCTGCTGTTTAGATGACGTTACTGGGGAGGTCAGagtagaaggagagagatgggcaGAGCTTAAAGGAGCTGTTGTAAGTGGAAGAGTAGACCCTGGCATGTGTCTGGGGGCGCTGAGGAGGGAATGGTCCCATGAAATGCTGTGAAATTACAAAGTGGGTTGTGGCTTGACTGTTGCAAAGGACACCTTAACTAGAGAGGTTTGAATTTGAGAGCTTCCAGGCAGACCAGAAAGATCCAGGGCACCGTGAACCCACGGAGAGGGAAGGGCATCGGCACTTGGAGCAGGGTTGGGGGTAAACAAGCCCACAGCCTTCCCTTGTTTTACTCTttgttctttccctctcctctctcactcGACCCAGGTCACCTCAAGGAGCCTGAGCACCCTTCCATGTGGGGCCCCGTGGAGCTGGTAGGCATTATTGCCGGCCCGGTGTTCCTCCTGtttctcatcatcatcattgttttCCTTGTCATTAACTATCATCAGCGCGTCTATCACAACCGCCAGAGACTGGACATGGAAGATCCCTCATGTGAGATGTGTCTCTCCAAGGACAAGACGCTCCAGGATCTCGTCTACGATCTCTCCACGTCAGGGTCTGGCTCAGGTACCGAGTTCCTCAGGCGGCGTGTCTGCTGTGGGCCTTCATCCCTGCTTCTGCGTTTACAGAGGAGGCCTGGCCTTGCACTTGTTTCTACCAGCTCTGAGTCATTTGGTTTCATAATTCCCCTTCTTTTGGAGTCTGATATGCAATAAGATAAGATAATGGGTTCACAGAAAATCTTTCATTCCCCAGATTCCAAAGGTCAAGTGCGAATCTCTCCATTCCAGAAACCCTGCCACTCTTCGAGTCTTGTACCTGTACATCTATTAAAATTCACCTGGTTCCACCTGAGCAGTGGAGTGCTCAATGTAAGGGCCCCTTTTGAGAAACAGGAGAGCGTCGGCTTCCTATGAGGCGGTGACAGCTAATCATTGATCTCCGAGCAGCCCCAAGGGGAGTTTAAGGACGCTGAGTAAAGCTGAGAGCTGGTGCTTGGTGAATCATTGACTGGTACCAGTTGCCCAGGGGTTTTTTGGTGGGGGTTAAAATAAAGGCAGCTCTGGGTTCCAGCATGGCGTCAGCACCATTTCCTGCACTGCCTGTTGATAACCAAGTCTTTCTTAGATGAGGGAACCGAACCCAACAGTGGACCTTGATGTGAGACCAGCATTTAGGATAAAAGGAATTGGGTTGTTCAGGTCTCAGGGTATAGCTCAGCTAGCTGTTAAATGTGAACGTGACTTCAGAAGAGTCTTTTTATGAAGATAAACAATTACTTTAGTGATGGTGATATTCTGTTCTTGTAAAAAAATCACCCGCAAAGGTCACTGTTGCCATTCTAGCTAAAACATACAGAATCATATTTGTGGCATTTCCATGCATGTTATGTATGTTTCCTTGCCATGTGACAAGACTATTCTCTAGGGGAATTATGCCATCAGTCATGGCCAGACGTTCCTCCTTGCACACACGGAGTACTTTGAGCTGTGACATCTCCTGAATTTCAGTGGTTTTGCCTTTATTAAGCTCTGCAGTAGAGAGTGCCAAAGTGATGGATATATTTAAAAGCTGCATATTtttaggaagacagaaaatatatgGCTTGTTCTTTGCTGAAAGAGGTAGGGCAGTGGTTAGAACTGCGTGACTGACTCTGTGACTTGATTTGCTGCTAGAGGAGGGTAGCTCAGGTTTTCTGGagtcttttttttaagatcaggACTAGCTGAGGCTAGGGAAGGTCCATGCGGTTACTTAGTCATCTAGAGTAACATCATTAATACCTGTTTCTCTCTGGATGGTTTAGTCCACTTTTAATTCAGAATGTCAGGAGCTTCCAAGGTGTTGGAGTTTTAATACTGTGGATTTGAAGTAATAAGTCCTTGCTGCTTGTGTGACTTTTGAGCCACACCGACAAATCTCTGTGGACCATCCTCTGAGGGATGCGAGtaaacaaagaggaggaaggggctgagCCAGGGTCGGCTGGGAGAGACGGGGATTTCTGGCAGGGGTCTCACAAGGGAGGACAGGTTTAAAGGGGTCTCGAAGACTTGAGTTGGAAGTTTTTAGGGAGGTAAGAGGGCAGGGAACATTCCAGGCCAAGGAAAACCCATGAAAGTTCAGCGTGTGTCTGGGGAATGGCAGCTGGCAAGTGGCCCCAGAGCAGGAGCGGCTGGCTGGCCCAGGCAGAGAGCACAGTGGGTGCCATGCTGTACCCCCTGAGGGGCGAGGCAGCTACTGAAAGTCTTCGTGTGGGAAAACAGCTTCATATTTTCTTGTGGAAGGAATTCTGGCCGTGGTGTGGAggatgaattcattcatttaccagCCTCCTGTTAGGGAGGCCGGCGAGGCGGGGCCGTGTGTGGGTGTGCAGGGCAGGAGCAGGGTGAGGGAGGCGGAAAGGCCGGTTGGAGGTCTTACAGAAGGGCCAGAATTAGGACAGGCACAGAGTGGGTGGCGAGGAGGGGTCTACTTTGGGAAATGTTTTGGTGGTTCTGTACTGTTGTAGTTAAAAGCAtaaactctggagtcagacagtccTAGATTTTAATCCCTGCTTTGCCACTTACTGCTGGTCTCAGTTCAAATGAGTTGCTTAACCTCCCCTATGAGCCTGAGATCTCTCATCTGTAGTTGGGGTAACAACAGTATCTGCCTGATGGGTGTCTGCACGGTGAATGGGAGCTCACGTCCACACAACGGTGGAGGGATTAGGAGCATGTTTGTTTGATTGGCCAGGGAGAGGGGGTGCGAGTTCAGAGTCGCTCATGATGGAGAGGTGGTTGGATAGATCGGAGACTGTGAATGGGTCACACGAGGCAATAAATGGGTGCTATAAAGACAGTAGAAGCTGTCCTAGAATAAGCGTGGGTGGTCCTGGTCTACATCTGGAGCTCCACCCCCAGCAGGACTTGATCTCTGGAAAGGGGTGGGGGCCTTGTGTGCTCGGACCACTGTCTGGCTTCCATGGGCCGCACAGCACTGCCCTCTCGTGGCCGATGAGCAGAGCAGCCAGAAGGCGGCTCCCAGCGCTCAAGCTCCCACTTTGTCTTCtctgccctctttcctcctccatcagcATAAAGCAGGTGTGGGTGGATTGGCCTGCAGGAAGCTAGCTGCAGAGTTGGTAAATGTGGTCAGGCATTTATATTCAATCTGTCATCCGTCCCAGCTTAGAGGAGAAATCGCTTAGATCAGGAACAGCTAATGGTACGCATTTCCCTTTCTGCGTTCACTGGCCTGGTTGCTGGCTGCCTGGATTACCTGGACGTGCTACAGGCGGCCGCAGCTCTCCATGGTCCTGGACCCGTGTAGAATGAGGCCGGTGGGGAGGGCTGTGCCAGCGTATCAGTGAGAGTGAGAGGTGCAACGTTTAGCAGGTGTACTGCATcagctctcctctttcttccaccCACAGGGTTGCCCCTTTTTGTCCAGCGCACAGTGGCCCGAACCATCGTCTTACAGGAGATCATTGGCAAGGGCCGGTTCGGAGAAGTGTGGCGCGGCCGCTGGAGGGGTGGTGATGTGGCTGTGAAGATCTTCTCTTCTCGTGAAGAGCGGTCTTGGTTCCGGGAAGCCGAGATATACCAGACGGTCATGCTGCGCCACGAAAACATCCTTGGCTTCATCGCTGCCGACAACAAAGGTAAAGGGCTCGGTTTGGATCCAGGGGATCCCAAAGCCCACAGTAGCCCAGAGGGAAGGGCAACTGGGGATGCGGGACAGCTGTGGGACAGCCAGCTCTGTTTGCCTTCAGAGTTGTCGCCCGTAGAGACTCTGAATGAGGTGACAGTCTTCAAACGTGTCTTCTGCGCAAAGCTTGTGTAGAAACCCAGGTTCTCAAGCAAGCCAGCGGTTATTGAGCAGATAAACGAGATAAAGGCCTCTCCCTACCTGCCCGCTTTCCTTCCCCGACGCTCCCGAGCCCGCCTCAGGGTAGTCCCTGCAGGGCCTCCAATAAGTTTTCCTTGAAAACAACTGGAATGAGGAATTGTGGCCTCATCCCCTGCCTGGAAGGGATGGCCCCAGAAGAGCGTGTCATCCACGTTCTGTGACGCGCCAGCagcaaacccagctctgcctggagcAGCAGCTGAGCGACAGCCTGCCTCCCCCGACGTGCTGCCCGACCTGCTGCCTCATGGCCTTGGGCTCAGCCTTTGGCCTGCTGGTTCCGGAAGCCccttatttcctcctcttctccctctagtGTTGCTTTAGTTTGTGAATCTCTCTTGTGTGCCCAGCATGTCCTCGTTCCTGAGGACCTCCCTGACTAGCAAAGAGACGAGTAAATTAATGATTGATTGTGGGAAGTAACCAAACAACCACCTGTTCTAGTGAGCACAAATTGGGGGTGCAATGGGGGTCCGAGAGGTCACACCTGAGCTTGAGGCAGAGGTGGCAGGAGTTGGTCAGGAAGAAAAACTAGTGAGAGGGGCACTCTAGATTCATGTACAAAGGTGAGGTGtgttgggccggcccagtggtgtggtgggttaagtttgtgcggtccacttcagcggcccagagttcacaggttcggatcccggcacagacctagcaccactcattaggctGTGCTGTcgcagtgacccacataaaatagagaaagactggcacagatgttagcttagggtcaatcttcctcacacacacacacacacacacacacaaaagaggtgTGTTTGGGAACCTGCCAGTAACTTGGCATGGCTGTGTGACAGCAGGATGGGTCAGAGAGGTAGTGGGGGCCAGATTGTgaagggcttttctttttttttttcttttggtgaggaagattggtgctgagctaacatctgttgctaatctacctcttttttgcttgaagaagattgtccctgagctaacatctgtgccagtcttcctctattttgtatgtaggacactgccacagcatggcttgatgagtagtgcgtaggtccatgcctgggatgtgaacccgcaaaccccgagccactgaagtggagcacgtgaacttaatcactataccacgaggctggcccctgaagggATTCTTTGAGAGGACTGTGTTCTATTGTGAGATAGTGGGTAGTAAGGgaaatttcattcattaattcagtagcatttattgACTGCTGTGGCTCAGGACTTCTGCCAGCTGCTTGGATTATCACACGTGAGATCATGACATAGGCCCTGCCCTCACCGCTCTCAGGAAGAGGGGACAGCAGGCACGTGGCAGGTGGTGCACGCGAGTCAGGAGGACGACGAGCTGATGGGTTTACGTTTCAGAAGCGTCTCTGGCAGCCACGACACAGTTTGCTCCTGGGGCAGTGACTTCGAGAAGTGAAGATCTGCACAGCCTACAGAGGGCgctaaatatttttccttcctacAAAACAGCAGACTGCTCGTTCCTCATGTGGCTGGGGGGGGGTTGGAGTGGCCTCAGCTGCCCCCAAGCTGAAGAGTCTTGGACTCGTAcacaagggaagaaagggaagagtgaATATTCTAAAGGATCAGGAGATGCCTTCCCTTGTGGCTTGTTGCCCGGGTCCTCAAGACCTCGCCTGGCGGGCGTGGGAGAGGGGTGTCGGGTGGACCTTGTTCACAGCAGAGAAGACAACATTGGTACTTTTCCAGGAGCTGCTCCCTTTATTGATTCTGGCCACTCGTGTGAGTAGGAAGCTGGCTGTCAGAACTCACATTAGGGCCGCAGGAGGAGAAAATCGTCCTGGCTTTTTTAACATGATACATTTATTATAGTGTCCTGGAACCAGCACCAGCCTGGAATTTGGGAGATCCCAATGCAATTTCCAGCCTTCCTGGTAACAGCAGCATAGCCTAATTAGTTTACCAGGTTTTGGTTTCTCCCCCGCGAATTCCAtccccgccgcccccccccccccccccccccgccccggtgTTTGAAAGTGCGGGCTCTCCACCTTTCCCTGGCTCTTCTGAGCATGAGACGACCTCTTTGGAATCCTTGGAAGTGTGCTCTTTGTGCCTTGAAAAGCGTTTTTTGGCCTGGAATGCAGTACTGTGTGCAGGAGCTCCTTCCTGCTCTGCAGAGCTCATAGCCTGGTCAGGGTGAGGGGCTGAGAGGAAACGGCACGAGAAGGTGCTGGGGGGCAGAGGAGGACCTGGGCAGTGGTGGAGTCTCGTCGTGGTCGCTAACGAGTAGATGAGCAGGTCTCGTCAGGATCAAAGCAGTGTAGCCACGATGTTACCTGTTTCCCTGAGCATgagctgcccctcctcctgggtgcctcagtttccagttGGTGTCGTAATGGAGCACTGTTCAGAATTCTGCAGCCTTGCAGGAAATCCTGCAGGAAACAAGGGAGCAGGTGTAAGAAAGGATGATGCTCCTCTGTCCTTCCTGGAACCTGAATCTGGTGGACAGCTGTCAGTGAAACGGGCACAGAGGAAGCCTCGGGGTGGAGGCGAGGAGTGGGCGTCAGGAACCTGGCTGGGGTTGGTGCTGTGCACACTCCTCGTTCCCGCCTTGGCCGCTGTGCTGGCGGGGACGCCTTCCCCAGAGCTCTCTGTGGTCCTCTGCAGATAATGGCACCTGGACACAGCTGTGGCTCGTCTCGGACTATCATGAGCACGGCTCCCTGTTCGATTATCTCAACCGGTACACCGTGACGATTGAGGGCATGATTAAGCTGGCCTTGTCTGCTGCCAGTGGGCTGGCGCACCTGCACATGGAGATCGTGGGTACCCAAGGTGAGTGGACCCAGCTGAGGGCCCGGGAAGGTGGGTAGCCCTGAAGCCTGTGCCATCCTGATTCAGCTCCCAGAACTCCTTTCTATGGAGAAGGCTGGAGCTGGACCTTGGGAACTGTGGTCTCAGCCTTACTTGAGTGTGAACAAGAGGTGTCTCGGGGTTCTTTTCACCTGTCTTCAGAGCCCCCCGGGACTCCATGACGTAAGTGTTCA
This DNA window, taken from Equus przewalskii isolate Varuska chromosome 5, EquPr2, whole genome shotgun sequence, encodes the following:
- the ACVR1B gene encoding activin receptor type-1B isoform X2 → MAESAGASSFFPLVVLLLAGSSGAGPRGIQALLCACTSCLQANYTCETDGACMVSIFNLDGMEHHVRTCIPKVELVPAGKPFYCLSSEDLRNTHCCYTDFCNRIDLRVPSGHLKEPEHPSMWGPVELVGIIAGPVFLLFLIIIIVFLVINYHQRVYHNRQRLDMEDPSCEMCLSKDKTLQDLVYDLSTSGSGSGLPLFVQRTVARTIVLQEIIGKGRFGEVWRGRWRGGDVAVKIFSSREERSWFREAEIYQTVMLRHENILGFIAADNKDNGTWTQLWLVSDYHEHGSLFDYLNRYTVTIEGMIKLALSAASGLAHLHMEIVGTQGKPGIAHRDLKSKNILVKKNGMCAIADLGLAVRHDAVTDTIDIAPNQRVGTKRYMAPEVLDETINTKHFDSFKCADIYALGLVYWEIARRCNSGGVHEEYQLPYYDLVPSDPSIEEMRKVVCDQKLRPNIPNWWQSYEGNTRRAVGAQMTCPCPPGAPCLVEWTSE
- the ACVR1B gene encoding activin receptor type-1B isoform X1; the encoded protein is MAESAGASSFFPLVVLLLAGSSGAGPRGIQALLCACTSCLQANYTCETDGACMVSIFNLDGMEHHVRTCIPKVELVPAGKPFYCLSSEDLRNTHCCYTDFCNRIDLRVPSGHLKEPEHPSMWGPVELVGIIAGPVFLLFLIIIIVFLVINYHQRVYHNRQRLDMEDPSCEMCLSKDKTLQDLVYDLSTSGSGSGLPLFVQRTVARTIVLQEIIGKGRFGEVWRGRWRGGDVAVKIFSSREERSWFREAEIYQTVMLRHENILGFIAADNKDNGTWTQLWLVSDYHEHGSLFDYLNRYTVTIEGMIKLALSAASGLAHLHMEIVGTQGKPGIAHRDLKSKNILVKKNGMCAIADLGLAVRHDAVTDTIDIAPNQRVGTKRYMAPEVLDETINTKHFDSFKCADIYALGLVYWEIARRCNSGGVHEEYQLPYYDLVPSDPSIEEMRKVVCDQKLRPNIPNWWQSYEALRVMGKMMRECWYANGAARLTALRIKKTLSQLSVQEDVKI
- the ACVR1B gene encoding activin receptor type-1B isoform X3, which produces MWGPVELVGIIAGPVFLLFLIIIIVFLVINYHQRVYHNRQRLDMEDPSCEMCLSKDKTLQDLVYDLSTSGSGSGLPLFVQRTVARTIVLQEIIGKGRFGEVWRGRWRGGDVAVKIFSSREERSWFREAEIYQTVMLRHENILGFIAADNKDNGTWTQLWLVSDYHEHGSLFDYLNRYTVTIEGMIKLALSAASGLAHLHMEIVGTQGKPGIAHRDLKSKNILVKKNGMCAIADLGLAVRHDAVTDTIDIAPNQRVGTKRYMAPEVLDETINTKHFDSFKCADIYALGLVYWEIARRCNSGGVHEEYQLPYYDLVPSDPSIEEMRKVVCDQKLRPNIPNWWQSYEALRVMGKMMRECWYANGAARLTALRIKKTLSQLSVQEDVKI